Proteins from one Pantoea cypripedii genomic window:
- a CDS encoding MFS transporter has protein sequence MLTSTFPVFKEPMTRRYLMGQAASILGLWTQNVTLNLLLWQMSHSPWLLGVLNFLLYCPSLVVPLLFGSRLTPARVKTIMMRILCLSMTITTLLLASVIFGFITPAFVLGVAAVAGCISSMELPTRQLLLTSSLHDKSLMYNAVAMNTMVFNIGRMFGPALAAWSFNHVGAVGGFVISLCGLTTMFCAVRTIQVVETDHSQRRAGGMRNALRFVSQDSFALRFLPMLAFVGIFAGSYQSLIPVLAAQSFHDTARYTGWFFSSAGVGSLCSAVFISSRVSHQQLLQWLQVAPWSGVLALAGIALSHQPLLTCLCFLLLGLSLTFFSTMINSTLQHRSPSELRGGVVGLYSMSFQGTMPIGNLLVGMLASVGNITLTFLVMAAALAALLAGQWGILKCR, from the coding sequence ATGCTGACCAGCACTTTTCCTGTTTTTAAAGAACCGATGACCCGCAGGTATTTAATGGGGCAGGCTGCATCAATCCTCGGTTTATGGACGCAAAACGTTACCCTGAATTTGCTGCTGTGGCAGATGAGCCATTCACCCTGGCTGCTCGGGGTGCTGAACTTCTTGTTGTATTGTCCGTCGCTGGTGGTCCCGTTGCTGTTTGGCAGCCGCCTGACGCCCGCACGGGTGAAAACCATCATGATGAGGATTCTGTGCCTCTCGATGACCATCACCACCTTGCTGCTCGCCAGTGTGATCTTTGGTTTTATCACCCCGGCCTTTGTGCTGGGGGTGGCGGCAGTCGCCGGGTGCATCTCCTCGATGGAGCTGCCGACCCGGCAATTACTGCTGACCAGCAGTCTGCACGATAAATCCCTGATGTATAACGCCGTCGCCATGAACACCATGGTATTCAACATCGGGCGGATGTTTGGCCCCGCTCTTGCAGCCTGGAGCTTTAACCATGTTGGAGCCGTTGGGGGATTCGTCATTTCCCTGTGCGGCCTGACCACCATGTTCTGCGCGGTGCGCACTATTCAGGTGGTGGAAACGGACCACAGCCAGCGCCGTGCCGGGGGGATGCGCAACGCGCTCCGCTTCGTCTCACAGGACAGCTTTGCGCTGCGCTTTTTACCGATGCTGGCCTTCGTCGGGATATTCGCCGGTTCTTATCAGTCGCTGATCCCGGTGCTGGCGGCGCAGAGCTTCCACGACACCGCCCGCTACACCGGCTGGTTTTTCAGTAGTGCGGGCGTCGGTTCGCTGTGTTCAGCCGTGTTTATTTCAAGCCGGGTGTCACATCAGCAGCTGTTGCAATGGCTGCAAGTCGCGCCCTGGAGTGGCGTACTGGCGCTGGCGGGGATCGCCTTGTCCCATCAGCCGCTGCTGACCTGCCTGTGCTTTCTGCTGCTCGGATTATCCCTGACGTTTTTCTCCACCATGATCAATTCCACCCTGCAACACCGCAGCCCGTCAGAGCTGCGCGGCGGGGTGGTCGGCCTGTATAGCATGTCATTTCAGGGCACCATGCCGATCGGAAATCTATTAGTCGGGATGCTGGCTTCAGTGGGCAACATCACCCTGACTTTTCTGGTGATGGCGGCAGCACTGGCCGCTTTGCTCGCCGGGCAGTGGGGGATTTTGAAATGCCGATAA
- a CDS encoding 2-hydroxyacid dehydrogenase encodes MKKTILMARTLPDELVKQLREHYHLVGPLTRLDGSDLPQGAEAAEVLLTMSSIKTDKALIDALPKLQLVSCYGSGVEFVDCEYLKQRGIALTNAAGTNASSVAEFTMGLILAGSRHILAGDRFLRTGLWKGNSVERYHLVPGLQDCRLGIYGLGEIGGRIARLGEAFNMSIGYHSRSRKSVPYHYLASLELLAEWADILVVATRGSEENYHAVNDNILQRLGPHGYLINIARGMLVDETALCNALDEGLLAGAALDVYESEPTVSARLRAMQNVILTPHIAANTHYAQAAQQKRMLDNVELYFSGSQLIGRVC; translated from the coding sequence ATGAAAAAGACAATATTGATGGCGCGCACGCTGCCGGACGAGTTGGTTAAACAGCTACGTGAACATTATCACCTCGTTGGCCCCTTAACCCGTCTGGATGGCAGTGATTTGCCGCAGGGCGCTGAGGCAGCCGAGGTTCTGCTGACCATGAGCAGCATTAAAACCGATAAGGCGCTGATCGATGCATTGCCTAAGTTGCAGCTGGTGAGCTGCTACGGTTCAGGGGTGGAGTTTGTCGATTGCGAGTATCTGAAACAGCGTGGCATCGCCCTTACCAATGCCGCCGGAACCAATGCCAGCAGCGTGGCGGAATTCACCATGGGGCTGATTTTAGCGGGTTCCCGACATATTTTAGCGGGCGATCGTTTTCTGCGTACCGGTCTGTGGAAAGGCAACAGCGTCGAACGTTATCACCTCGTGCCGGGCTTACAGGATTGCCGACTTGGCATCTACGGACTGGGGGAGATTGGCGGCCGCATCGCCCGTCTGGGTGAGGCATTCAATATGTCCATCGGCTATCACAGCCGCAGCCGTAAGTCCGTTCCTTATCATTATCTGGCGAGCCTGGAACTACTGGCTGAATGGGCTGATATTCTGGTGGTCGCCACACGCGGCAGCGAAGAGAACTATCACGCCGTCAATGACAATATTCTTCAGCGGTTGGGGCCGCACGGCTATTTGATCAACATTGCGCGCGGGATGCTGGTGGATGAAACCGCGCTATGCAATGCGCTGGACGAAGGCCTGCTGGCCGGTGCTGCGCTGGATGTTTACGAGTCTGAACCCACGGTGTCTGCCCGCTTACGCGCCATGCAAAACGTGATTCTGACGCCGCATATCGCTGCCAATACGCATTATGCACAGGCCGCTCAACAGAAACGTATGCTGGATAATGTTGAATTATATTTCTCAGGCAGCCAGCTGATTGGCAGGGTATGTTAA
- a CDS encoding IclR family transcriptional regulator, whose translation MARQKTTDIDRSVKAVKRTLAILDAFVDHPGGMTLGELEEATGLFKSVIMRYMLSLEAERYVSKRVDGCYELGSRAYQLGCTYERTFNLREHVMPVLNKLTEVTVESSSFFVREGDFRLCLYRKDSPQHIRSSVPVGTLLPMDDTSAATALRHFEQGIPEGWTYSQGVFTSTGAGSNLPTSLTASMSVPIFRHDNQLAGALGISGPIIRFNPEDADSQQLLIEEARKLSYALGATIYE comes from the coding sequence ATGGCAAGGCAGAAAACTACCGATATCGATCGTTCCGTCAAAGCGGTTAAGCGTACCCTGGCGATCTTAGATGCCTTTGTTGATCACCCTGGTGGCATGACGCTCGGTGAACTGGAAGAAGCGACGGGTTTGTTCAAAAGCGTCATTATGCGTTACATGTTATCGCTGGAGGCTGAGCGTTATGTGTCCAAGCGGGTTGATGGTTGCTATGAACTGGGATCGCGCGCCTATCAATTAGGCTGTACCTATGAACGTACATTCAACCTGCGCGAACATGTTATGCCGGTGCTGAATAAACTGACCGAAGTGACGGTGGAAAGCAGCTCCTTCTTCGTGCGTGAAGGGGATTTTCGCCTCTGTCTGTATCGCAAAGATTCGCCGCAGCATATCCGCTCCAGCGTTCCCGTCGGCACCTTGTTGCCGATGGACGATACCTCTGCGGCGACGGCGTTACGCCATTTTGAGCAGGGCATACCGGAGGGCTGGACCTATTCACAAGGTGTGTTCACCTCGACCGGTGCCGGGAGCAACCTGCCAACCAGCCTGACGGCCTCAATGTCGGTTCCCATCTTCAGGCACGATAACCAGCTGGCGGGCGCATTGGGTATTTCCGGTCCGATTATCCGCTTCAATCCCGAAGATGCCGACAGCCAGCAGCTGTTAATTGAGGAAGCCAGAAAACTGTCCTATGCACTTGGGGCAACCATCTATGAATAA
- a CDS encoding GntR family transcriptional regulator: MPISRTTLHSEIADAIREMIVSGELEPGDRIPEKDLCERFGISRTPLREALKVLATEGMLVLLPQRGARVAMLTDEELYELFPIIASLEGLACELACEKITDEELASIEQLHAEMLQTYQQQDKLEYARLNREIHLALFAAARNQSLLTLYRNLEQRIRNIRHTVRQLPDDWRLAMQEHEEIMICLRARESVRLAQTMRQHVMNTANAVRNAMNASRSAAD, from the coding sequence ATGCCTATTTCACGCACCACTCTGCACAGTGAAATAGCCGATGCCATCCGGGAGATGATCGTCAGTGGTGAGCTGGAGCCGGGCGACAGAATACCGGAGAAAGATCTCTGTGAACGGTTTGGCATTTCCCGTACCCCGTTGCGGGAAGCGCTTAAGGTGCTGGCAACCGAGGGTATGCTGGTTCTGCTGCCGCAACGTGGCGCACGCGTGGCGATGCTGACCGATGAAGAACTGTATGAGCTGTTTCCCATCATCGCCAGCCTGGAAGGTCTGGCCTGTGAACTGGCCTGCGAGAAAATCACCGATGAGGAGCTGGCGTCTATTGAACAGCTGCATGCCGAGATGCTGCAAACGTATCAGCAGCAGGACAAACTGGAATACGCCCGGCTGAATCGGGAAATCCATCTCGCCTTATTTGCTGCCGCCCGTAATCAATCCTTGCTGACGCTTTACCGCAACCTGGAACAGCGCATCCGCAACATTCGCCATACCGTGCGCCAGTTGCCTGATGACTGGCGGCTGGCGATGCAGGAACATGAGGAGATCATGATCTGCCTGCGCGCGCGCGAATCTGTCCGGCTGGCGCAAACCATGCGTCAGCACGTCATGAACACCGCCAACGCGGTACGTAACGCGATGAACGCCAGCCGATCCGCGGCCGATTAA
- a CDS encoding transporter substrate-binding domain-containing protein, whose product MKQYLPLLTVITLGLSALPVAGVELNGTLKKIADSGQISVGHRDGAVPFSYYDDKQKPIGYAMDICGAVVDAVKTRLNKPDLKVDTMAVTGATRIPLLANGTIDMECGTTTNNAERQKQVTFSTTYFVAAVRIMSKKSAPVADMAELKGKTVVTLSGTTSVKIINEANNAQHLGMRILMAKDLGEGMLTLETGRAAAFIFDDVSLAGARATAKSPDDYQISDQPLSVEPYGIMLRRDDPQFKALVNSAIEGLYKSGAINAIYAKWFTQPIAPMNVNMNFPMSVQLTKAIANPTDDPNPELYR is encoded by the coding sequence ATGAAACAATATCTGCCACTGTTAACCGTCATCACCCTGGGATTGTCTGCTTTGCCGGTCGCCGGCGTTGAACTCAACGGAACATTGAAGAAAATTGCCGACAGCGGACAGATTTCCGTCGGGCATCGTGATGGCGCGGTGCCTTTTTCCTATTACGACGACAAGCAGAAGCCTATCGGCTACGCAATGGATATCTGTGGTGCGGTGGTGGACGCGGTGAAAACCAGGCTGAACAAGCCCGACCTCAAGGTTGATACCATGGCGGTGACTGGTGCCACGCGCATCCCGTTGCTGGCGAATGGCACCATCGACATGGAGTGTGGTACCACCACCAACAACGCTGAACGACAAAAGCAGGTGACCTTCTCCACGACATATTTCGTCGCCGCCGTCCGCATCATGTCGAAGAAATCCGCACCGGTGGCGGATATGGCTGAGCTGAAAGGCAAAACGGTGGTCACGCTGTCTGGCACCACCAGCGTGAAGATCATCAACGAAGCGAATAATGCCCAGCATCTGGGGATGCGCATTCTGATGGCTAAAGACCTGGGGGAGGGGATGCTGACGCTGGAAACCGGTCGCGCCGCCGCCTTTATCTTTGACGATGTCTCTCTGGCGGGTGCCCGCGCCACCGCCAAATCGCCTGATGACTATCAGATCTCCGATCAGCCCTTATCGGTAGAGCCGTATGGCATCATGCTGCGCCGCGACGATCCGCAGTTCAAAGCGCTGGTGAATTCCGCCATTGAGGGGCTGTATAAAAGCGGAGCGATTAACGCCATCTATGCCAAATGGTTTACCCAGCCGATCGCGCCGATGAACGTCAACATGAACTTCCCGATGTCGGTACAGTTGACGAAAGCCATCGCTAATCCGACCGACGATCCGAATCCCGAACTGTATCGCTAA
- a CDS encoding amino acid ABC transporter permease, which produces MNYHWNWAAFFDVSLDGAHTYWETLIMGLGWTAATAIGAFAIALLLGSLAGVLRNVPSPWLNCCGSAFVEVFRNIPLLMQMFLWYFVLPEALPKEAGDWLKQLPDAQFYTAVLCLGCYHGARMAEVLRAGLESLSKGQRMAGQALGLTLPQTYLYVLLPVAYRIVTPAITSEFLSCTKNTSVALAIGLIELTGSARAMQENTFQVFEAFSVATLLYLLLNMTIVFTMRGIEKRAALPGYGKKG; this is translated from the coding sequence ATGAACTACCACTGGAACTGGGCTGCCTTTTTCGATGTGTCGCTGGACGGCGCCCATACTTACTGGGAAACGCTGATCATGGGGCTGGGGTGGACAGCGGCCACGGCGATCGGGGCTTTCGCCATTGCTTTGCTGCTCGGTTCGCTGGCTGGCGTGCTACGCAACGTACCGTCACCCTGGCTGAACTGTTGCGGCAGTGCCTTCGTTGAAGTGTTCCGTAACATTCCGCTGCTGATGCAGATGTTCCTGTGGTACTTCGTGTTGCCGGAAGCCTTGCCAAAGGAGGCCGGGGATTGGTTGAAACAACTGCCTGACGCCCAGTTTTATACTGCGGTGCTGTGCCTCGGTTGTTATCACGGCGCGCGCATGGCGGAAGTGTTGCGTGCCGGGCTGGAAAGCCTGTCCAAAGGCCAGCGTATGGCCGGGCAGGCGCTGGGACTGACGCTGCCCCAGACTTATCTCTATGTTCTGCTGCCGGTGGCGTATCGCATTGTGACGCCCGCCATCACCTCAGAGTTCCTCAGCTGTACCAAAAATACCTCGGTGGCACTGGCTATTGGCCTGATAGAACTGACGGGCAGCGCCAGGGCGATGCAGGAAAATACTTTTCAGGTCTTCGAGGCTTTTAGCGTCGCCACCTTGCTGTATCTGCTGCTCAATATGACGATCGTCTTCACGATGCGCGGCATAGAAAAACGGGCCGCGCTGCCAGGCTACGGGAAAAAAGGATAG
- a CDS encoding amino acid ABC transporter permease, whose product MLSGFDVQSIISALPYLLLTGMRFTLSLTVCATVIGIVFGTALAIMRLCRYPLLVMIATGYVNLMRSLPLVLVIFWFYFLVPYLLQWLTGSAFPVRVDPFWSSVITFTLFEACYFCEIVRSGIQSLPRGQSNAALALGLTPAQSLFHVILPQAMRNMLPLFLTQTIILFQDTSLVYVLSITDFLGAAAKVAQRDGRLLEMYLFAAAVYFLISYGASRGVRYLQKRVSIVR is encoded by the coding sequence ATGCTGTCGGGATTTGACGTTCAAAGCATCATCAGCGCGCTGCCTTACCTGCTTTTGACCGGCATGCGCTTCACCCTCAGCCTGACAGTCTGTGCCACGGTGATCGGCATTGTATTTGGCACCGCTCTGGCGATTATGCGCCTGTGCCGCTACCCGCTGCTGGTGATGATTGCCACGGGTTACGTCAACCTGATGCGTTCGCTGCCACTGGTGTTGGTGATTTTCTGGTTCTACTTCCTGGTGCCTTATCTGTTGCAGTGGCTGACAGGATCCGCGTTTCCGGTGCGGGTGGATCCGTTCTGGTCATCGGTGATTACCTTCACCTTATTCGAGGCCTGCTATTTCTGCGAGATCGTTCGCTCAGGGATCCAGTCGCTGCCGCGCGGGCAGAGCAATGCTGCGCTGGCGCTGGGCCTCACTCCGGCGCAGTCCCTGTTTCACGTGATACTGCCGCAGGCGATGCGCAACATGCTGCCGCTGTTCCTCACACAAACCATCATCCTGTTTCAGGACACCTCGCTGGTTTACGTGCTGTCGATCACCGACTTCCTCGGTGCCGCCGCCAAAGTGGCGCAGCGCGATGGCCGCCTGCTGGAGATGTATCTGTTTGCGGCGGCGGTGTATTTCCTGATCTCTTATGGTGCTTCGCGCGGCGTGCGCTATTTGCAAAAGCGCGTCTCCATTGTGCGCTAG
- a CDS encoding glycine hydroxymethyltransferase — protein MTVPHTDDFTLSPNDPDALLRVAAGRTETLQNDRIVLYAGANLPSPAAMAAYAPGLSAYPAMGPAFDKEQPDTGLVSALEVALTQEINRLLGSTWAETRLPNCTTANLAVFHACTQPGDLLLAPAAAHGGHLSQRRDGTPALAGLRVADLPFDANHCCLDATAAAEQVRRLRPTMVMLGRSVMIKPDDVAPVVAAAREVGAVTVFDASHVLGLIIGGVFPNPLALGVDILTSSTYKTLPGRPHSIIAGRDIGQGKHVAQLIGQRFIANADAGCLPSLLVTLREAREDGARYAQQICRNTLAMAGALTGLGITVMAAAAEQTATHQLLVPMSDDLPASCVIDSLARQGVLVGTCNDPQAAGKFALRVGTQFMTRQGCDEQAFVGFAVRLAGLLTRGPDGRMFCSPQIS, from the coding sequence ATGACTGTACCCCATACCGATGATTTCACCCTCTCCCCGAACGATCCAGATGCGCTGTTACGTGTGGCTGCGGGGCGGACTGAGACGCTGCAAAACGACCGTATCGTGCTCTACGCCGGAGCCAACCTGCCCAGCCCGGCCGCGATGGCCGCCTATGCGCCAGGGCTAAGTGCGTATCCGGCGATGGGTCCGGCTTTTGATAAAGAGCAACCGGATACCGGGTTGGTTTCGGCGCTGGAAGTCGCGCTAACGCAGGAAATCAATAGACTGCTTGGTTCAACCTGGGCAGAGACGCGCCTGCCCAATTGCACCACCGCCAATCTGGCAGTGTTCCACGCCTGCACTCAGCCTGGCGATTTATTGCTGGCACCGGCGGCGGCCCACGGTGGACATCTGAGTCAGCGCCGCGACGGGACACCGGCGCTGGCTGGCCTGCGTGTGGCGGATCTGCCGTTTGACGCAAATCATTGTTGCCTCGACGCGACAGCGGCGGCCGAACAGGTACGCCGCCTGCGACCAACGATGGTGATGCTGGGCCGTTCTGTGATGATCAAACCCGATGACGTGGCACCGGTGGTCGCAGCGGCACGCGAGGTGGGCGCGGTTACGGTGTTTGATGCATCCCACGTGCTGGGCCTGATTATCGGGGGTGTCTTTCCCAACCCGCTGGCACTGGGCGTTGATATACTGACCAGTTCTACCTACAAAACGCTGCCGGGACGCCCGCACAGCATCATTGCCGGGCGTGATATTGGGCAGGGGAAACACGTAGCGCAGCTTATCGGGCAGCGATTTATCGCCAACGCCGACGCCGGATGTCTGCCGTCACTGCTGGTTACCCTGCGCGAGGCGCGTGAAGACGGTGCGCGTTATGCGCAGCAAATTTGCCGCAATACGCTGGCGATGGCCGGGGCGCTGACAGGGCTGGGCATCACGGTAATGGCGGCGGCAGCGGAGCAAACCGCGACTCACCAGTTGCTGGTGCCGATGAGCGACGATTTACCGGCGAGTTGCGTCATCGACAGCCTGGCCCGTCAGGGGGTGCTGGTCGGTACCTGCAACGATCCTCAGGCAGCCGGGAAGTTTGCTTTGCGGGTGGGCACCCAGTTTATGACCCGACAGGGATGTGATGAACAGGCGTTTGTTGGATTCGCGGTACGGCTGGCCGGGCTATTAACGCGCGGGCCGGATGGACGAATGTTTTGCTCTCCACAGATTTCATAA
- a CDS encoding YdgH/BhsA/McbA-like domain containing protein has protein sequence MKTIKAMTIAAAAALSLMSAASFAQSISVTADTLDGAEAQVAAQAAQHGDQYKITEANTNNRVHMTAELYK, from the coding sequence ATGAAAACTATCAAAGCAATGACCATCGCCGCCGCAGCCGCTCTTTCTCTGATGTCAGCTGCCAGCTTCGCACAGAGCATCTCCGTTACCGCCGATACTCTGGACGGTGCTGAAGCTCAGGTTGCCGCTCAGGCTGCACAGCATGGCGATCAGTATAAAATTACCGAAGCCAACACCAATAACCGTGTGCACATGACCGCCGAACTGTACAAATAA
- a CDS encoding alpha/beta hydrolase family esterase, which translates to MNVMGNIFRLVVLSFFLSGPVLAADPAQVLLVGGQARTFALHVPDGSPPGGGFPVILAFHGGGMKGAGMARMTGLNAVADKDRFIVIYPDGVDKHWNDGRTTIKNPQDDVSFVAALLDQVQRSYAVNRRRIFATGISNGALFTERLGCDLSSRIAAIASVAGSLPADLVPACRPEKPVAVMQINGMADPIMPYEGGWVEDFGGRGEGGQVTSVAETAAFWGRHNGCTGQSKPVLLPVVVMSDPTRIVRTDYSNCPPVGKVTVLAVRGGGHVWPGNSQSFHPRITGQPSLQINASEVIAHFFLSLPER; encoded by the coding sequence ATGAATGTGATGGGAAATATTTTCAGGCTTGTTGTTCTTAGTTTTTTTCTGTCCGGCCCTGTGCTGGCGGCCGATCCGGCGCAGGTCTTGCTGGTTGGAGGGCAGGCCAGAACCTTTGCCCTCCATGTGCCTGATGGCTCCCCTCCGGGTGGCGGATTTCCGGTGATTCTGGCCTTTCATGGCGGAGGAATGAAAGGAGCCGGGATGGCGAGAATGACTGGACTCAATGCGGTGGCCGACAAAGACCGTTTTATCGTCATTTATCCTGATGGCGTGGATAAACACTGGAATGATGGTCGCACCACTATCAAAAATCCGCAGGATGATGTCAGTTTCGTCGCGGCTTTGCTCGACCAGGTTCAGCGTAGCTATGCCGTCAATCGCAGGCGTATCTTTGCCACTGGCATATCCAATGGAGCATTGTTTACCGAGCGTCTTGGTTGTGATCTTTCATCGCGTATCGCCGCCATTGCGTCTGTGGCGGGTTCACTTCCTGCTGATCTGGTCCCGGCTTGTCGGCCTGAAAAGCCAGTTGCGGTGATGCAGATAAACGGCATGGCTGACCCCATCATGCCTTACGAGGGTGGATGGGTGGAAGATTTTGGCGGCAGGGGGGAAGGGGGACAGGTCACATCTGTGGCTGAAACGGCTGCGTTTTGGGGCAGACACAACGGATGTACTGGTCAGTCCAAACCCGTACTCCTGCCGGTTGTTGTGATGTCCGATCCCACAAGGATCGTGCGTACTGATTACAGCAACTGTCCACCTGTTGGTAAGGTTACCGTCCTTGCGGTGAGGGGAGGAGGTCACGTCTGGCCCGGTAACAGCCAGTCTTTCCATCCGCGTATTACCGGGCAACCGAGCCTGCAGATTAACGCCAGCGAAGTGATTGCACATTTTTTCTTATCTTTACCAGAGAGATAA
- a CDS encoding TonB-dependent siderophore receptor translates to MVVTAAATADSAADSQAGAGFTTPDINVGPLGNLSWVDTPYSTTTVTHQMIDNQQAKSVSELLKYSPSTQMQARGGMDVGRPQSRGMQGSVVANSRLDGLNIVSTTAFPVEMLERLDVLNSLTGALYGPASPAGQFNFVAKRPTEQPLHRVTLGYQSRNAYSGHVDLGGHFGDDDKFGYRLNLLNEDGEGNVKDSTLRRKLIALALDWNIRPGTQLQLDASHYEFLQKGYVGGFSYGEGIQLPKAPSSKNKNYTLPTAGNDLTTDTISTHLIHYFNDNWSVNAGVGYQQADRAMRTVSNTLTDNAGTMSRSLSDSAAAGRFRVLSNTLTLNGHVDTGSIGHDLAFATTGYVWSIYTAKGSSQRYNLGTTNYYDPSAMQEPGDGKIITDGARYKSSVTTQQNITVGDTVTFNPQWSAMMYLSQCWLETSNYNNSGQKTGVISQDGLSPNLALMYKITPSLMAYISYADSLEQGGTAPTGEGVKNEGQTLDPYRSEQYEIGLKAEVQGLNLGAALFRLKRPFAYVDPTDMVYKQQGNQLNKGLELTASGNVWQGLNIYSGVTFLDPMLKDTVSEDTSNKRVVGVPKVQANVLVEYSLPSMPELVYSANVHYTGKRAGNDLNTTWADSYTTLDLGSRYTMKLGDVPTTLRLTVNNVTNEHYWASIFPGDTDGSGSSASAFVGTGREVRASVTFDF, encoded by the coding sequence ATGGTCGTAACCGCTGCCGCCACAGCGGACAGTGCCGCCGATAGCCAGGCCGGTGCCGGTTTTACCACCCCGGATATTAATGTCGGGCCTCTCGGCAATTTATCCTGGGTGGATACGCCTTACTCGACCACCACCGTCACTCATCAGATGATTGATAATCAGCAGGCGAAAAGCGTCAGTGAATTGTTGAAATACTCGCCCAGTACGCAAATGCAGGCGCGTGGCGGGATGGATGTGGGCCGTCCACAAAGCCGTGGCATGCAGGGTAGCGTGGTGGCGAATAGCCGCCTTGATGGTCTGAATATCGTTTCAACCACTGCCTTTCCGGTTGAAATGCTGGAACGCCTGGATGTACTGAATAGCCTGACTGGCGCACTTTACGGGCCTGCAAGCCCGGCGGGCCAGTTTAATTTTGTCGCTAAGCGTCCCACCGAACAGCCTTTACATCGCGTCACACTCGGCTATCAAAGCCGCAATGCTTATAGTGGCCATGTCGACCTCGGTGGACATTTTGGCGATGATGATAAGTTTGGCTACCGTCTGAATCTGTTGAATGAAGATGGCGAAGGGAATGTTAAAGACAGTACCTTGCGCCGCAAACTGATCGCGCTGGCACTGGACTGGAATATTCGCCCAGGCACCCAGTTGCAGCTTGATGCCAGCCATTATGAGTTTTTGCAAAAAGGCTATGTCGGCGGTTTTAGCTATGGTGAAGGTATTCAGCTGCCAAAAGCCCCGAGCTCGAAAAATAAAAACTATACCTTACCCACCGCCGGTAATGACCTGACCACCGATACCATCAGCACTCATCTGATTCATTACTTTAACGATAACTGGTCGGTTAATGCTGGCGTTGGTTACCAGCAGGCGGATCGTGCAATGCGCACAGTTTCCAATACGCTGACCGATAATGCCGGCACGATGAGTCGTTCGCTGAGCGATTCTGCTGCTGCCGGGCGTTTCAGAGTATTGAGCAACACCCTGACATTAAATGGTCATGTCGATACTGGCAGCATTGGCCATGATCTGGCCTTTGCAACGACAGGTTATGTCTGGTCAATTTATACTGCCAAAGGCAGCAGCCAGCGTTATAACCTGGGTACCACTAATTATTACGATCCCAGCGCGATGCAGGAACCGGGCGACGGGAAAATTATCACTGATGGTGCGCGTTATAAATCCAGCGTCACCACCCAGCAAAATATCACCGTGGGTGACACCGTCACGTTCAATCCACAGTGGTCGGCAATGATGTATCTCAGCCAGTGTTGGCTTGAGACCAGTAACTACAATAATTCCGGGCAAAAAACCGGGGTGATCAGTCAGGACGGTTTAAGTCCGAACCTGGCATTGATGTATAAAATTACCCCATCGTTGATGGCCTATATCAGCTATGCCGATTCCCTTGAGCAAGGGGGAACCGCCCCTACGGGTGAAGGGGTGAAAAACGAAGGCCAGACGCTGGATCCGTATCGCAGCGAGCAATATGAAATTGGTCTGAAAGCCGAAGTACAGGGGCTTAATCTGGGTGCTGCGCTATTCCGCCTTAAACGCCCGTTCGCTTATGTTGACCCCACCGATATGGTGTACAAGCAGCAGGGTAATCAGCTCAATAAAGGGCTGGAACTCACTGCCAGCGGCAATGTGTGGCAGGGCCTGAATATCTACAGCGGCGTGACTTTCCTTGATCCCATGCTTAAAGACACCGTATCGGAAGATACCAGTAATAAGCGCGTCGTGGGTGTTCCGAAAGTGCAGGCCAATGTCCTTGTTGAGTACAGCCTTCCTTCTATGCCAGAGCTGGTTTACAGCGCCAATGTGCATTACACCGGCAAACGGGCTGGTAACGACCTGAATACCACCTGGGCTGACAGTTACACCACTCTGGATCTGGGCTCCCGTTACACCATGAAGCTGGGAGACGTGCCGACCACGCTGCGACTCACCGTGAACAACGTGACCAACGAACACTATTGGGCCTCGATTTTCCCGGGTGACACCGATGGCAGCGGGAGTTCAGCCAGTGCCTTTGTGGGTACCGGGCGTGAAGTGCGTGCTTCAGTCACTTTCGATTTCTAA